In Gimesia benthica, a single window of DNA contains:
- a CDS encoding FeoA family protein → MTLNEIVKGQIARITNITGEDAISIRLMEMGLIDGEQIQLLGKAPLGDPLEFAIRGYRLSLRLNEARCVEIELV, encoded by the coding sequence ATGACGTTAAACGAGATCGTAAAAGGCCAGATCGCACGCATTACCAACATTACCGGTGAGGATGCGATTTCCATCCGACTGATGGAGATGGGTTTGATCGACGGTGAGCAGATCCAGTTGCTGGGAAAAGCGCCACTGGGTGACCCGCTGGAATTTGCGATTCGTGGCTATCGACTTTCTTTACGTCTGAACGAAGCCCGGTGTGTCGAGATTGAACTCGTTTAA